A region of Leishmania panamensis strain MHOM/PA/94/PSC-1 chromosome 33 sequence DNA encodes the following proteins:
- a CDS encoding hypothetical protein (TriTrypDB/GeneDB-style sysID: LpmP.33.1540), with amino-acid sequence MAQLFVGQLPFSKFFPEDLLDLFRPYGSVIAHQLHIHQGNAFVTYVTTDEADRAIQALHSKCALGTRSQPIQVMYSKGTRLISAFGLHHRSVCLARNKDRQRSKEASTTTGSATDDDVLLNKSINTLGNSSSSKNVILTPLMCTAGGTGGNEEPNASFTTLFSSYGDLSGKSEISGEEDGRQPSGMHVALASSNLFLQQQKPPSYPVGADPLMYSSAMGWQLAHQSLVASTATTPLTSVISNGATTPMSDLINTSASTPTPVTYVMMPNSGNPMPCVMPLYYALPASTTSAIAQQHRQQQALASALASYNARTAPVQIAYLPIAPQ; translated from the coding sequence ATGGCGCAACTGTTTGTCGGTCAGCTCCCCTTCAGCAAGTTCTTCCCGGAAGACCTGCTGGACCTCTTCCGGCCTTACGGGAGTGTCATTGCGCACCAACTGCACATTCACCAGGGCAATGCCTTCGTGACTTACGTCACCACAGATGAGGCAGACCGCGCCATTCAGGCGCTGCACAGCAAGTGCGCCCTCGGTACACGCAGCCAGCCGATTCAGGTAATGTACTCAAAGGGGACACGGCTCATTTCGGCCTTTggcctgcaccaccgctccGTCTGCCTCGCCCGCAACAAGGATCGCCAGCGAAGCAAAGAGGCGAGTACAACCACTGGTAGTGCCACGGACGATGACGTGCTGCTGAACAAGTCAATCAACACCCTCGGCAACTCCTCATCCTCTAAGAACGTTATTCTCACCCCACTGATGTGTACCGCCGGCGGCACTGGTGGCAACGAGGAGCCGAATGCGAGCTTTACCACGCTTTTCAGCAGCTACGGCGACCTTAGCGGAAAGAGTGAGATCTCTGGTGAAGAGGATGGCCGCCAACCTAGCGGTATGCACGTTGCCCTGGCTTCTTCGAACCTCTTTCTCCAACAGCAGAAGCCTCCGTCGTATCCGGTCGGTGCAGACCCGCTGATGTACAGCAGCGCTATGGGGTGGCAGCTAGCTCATCAGTCACTGGTAGCAAGCACAGCTACGACCCCGCTGACGTCGGTGATCAGCAACGGCGCTACAACGCCCATGTCAGACCTGATCAACACCTCCGCGTCAACGCCAACGCCCGTCACATACGTCATGATGCCGAACTCCGGCAATCCGATGCCGTGCGTGATGCCGCTGTACTACGCCCTTCCCGCCTCCACAACATCGGCGATCGCGCAGCAAcatcggcagcagcaggcctTAGCGTCAGCGCTGGCCTCCTACAATGCGAGAACGGCCCCAGTCCAGATCGCGTATCTCCCCATAGCGCCGCAGTAG